Genomic window (Rubeoparvulum massiliense):
CTTTCGACGCAAAAATCGCTAAAATGTTACACTACTCCATCATGTGTTAAAATTAGTGTAGCATTTCCTTTTAAAAGTATCCTGAAATAACTTGGTTGCACTGGTGAAAAGATGTGATAACCATGGAGAAAAGAGGAAGTCCAATGTCAACTGATGAAACAGATAAAAATGAAAAAAGCAATACCTCCATACATCAGCAACACTTAGATTCTCTTAATCTATTTTTGACCAGGGTCAATATCGCTGATCTGATTACGAACTTTAACCGGCCAGGTTATGTGTTTCGTATCAATTTTCTCGCTGGATTGGCACGTGGTCTTGGCCTAACAGTGGGTACAGGAATTATTCTAGCTGTCACAGTCTATATTCTTGGGCAATTTGTTTCACTGCCTATTATTGGTGAGTATATTGCAGACCTCTTAGAATATATCAATTTATCCTTAAATTCTCGAATCCCTCACCCCTAATGGAATGCATAAAAAGAAGAAAAGAAAAGTACTCTCTAGGAGAGAAACTTTTCTTTTTCGCATGGTTGGATCTTCTTTCCTTACCATTCGACCAGTTTCACTGGTTATTATATCGCGGTTCTGACTGAATAGCAATAATAAGACTTTCCACAGATAATCGATCAAACCCTGCCTCTTCCCAATCCTCTTCAGCCTGTAAATAGTGGACTGTATACTGGATGGGATCCCGTTCATACTTAATCTCTTGAATCTGAAAGTCTTCGCGTAGTACCTCTCGAAAAAAACGTTGTGTCTCTTGTGCCGATTGATCATCAGGGCGTGCTACAACCACCACGGAAATTTGAAGCCAGTTTAATAATGCACCGCGTAGCTCCATTATAATCCCCCTACCTGTTCGGAAAAATAGGGACGCTTACGGACAATGCGATAGACGAGCAGGATGGCTACACCTACAGAAAGTGCTGAAATAATTGGAAGTCCCAAAGCTCGTAGCATAATCAGAGGAATACACCCGACGATTAAAAGCAAATAGATAATTAACGTTTTTAAGATGGGCAATCTCTTTGCAAAGCCTAAGTGATACATCATAGCCGATAGAAACACAATAATAAGAAATGCATAACGATCAATCCATGAAATGGTAAAATATTGCTGAGAATGATATTTTAATCCTGTATCATCTGCTACGATGACCTCAATGCTTGATCCTTCTTCCACGGTCTTCCCTTCTAAGAGTTCCACAACATCCAGCTTCAGTATCCCTTCACTGTTAAGATTAACATCATTTTCTAGAAGAAGTTCTCCATTTTGATTATGAATCTGATAGGTAACCTTACCCTTGCTTGGTCCATGGACAATTGCTTTTTGTTTGATTTGGTCAGCGGTTACATATACCTTAGAAAAGCGGTAAAGATAAGCATGACCTTTCAATTCGAACTGCAATGTTGCATCGTCCTGAAGATACTTGGGATCAATCCCTGTAAATTGGCGGATGCCTCCCGTTGCTTCCTCTAAGCGAAGCTGATCCGTTCCTATTTGCAGTATAATTTGGAGCGGTGTATCATCAGGAACTCCACTTACCTCAATGACCCTGTTAGGAATATCTACCGTTGCCTGTACCATCTGCCAATTGAAGCTCGTTGATGGATTGGACGTTGCAGAGGAACTTGCCCATGGATAGAGCACCAACATGAGTAGTAGCAAACCAATCACTGAGAAAGTGTGGAGAAATGGCCTGATTGTTCTCATCATTTCTTCACACTCCTCCCTTGAGCTGATGGAGATATTGAATCTCATCGGCATACTCTAGTTCATTAGCTACTGGAGTTTCTAAAACCACAGGAAGATGCTGAAAATGTTCATCCTCCAAAAAGAGGCGCAAGGCGTCAGCACCAATCTCCCCTTGGCCAATCTTTTCATGACGATCCTTCCGACTTCCATAGGGCGCTTTACTATCATTGAAGTGAATCGCCACTAAATGATCGAGATAATCTGTTTCGTCCATGGTATGAACCAGTTCATGATAGCTTTCATGATTCCAAATTCCTGCGGCAAAAGCATGGCATGTATCAAAACAAAATCCGATCTTCTCTGGATACTTCGTTTGATGACGGATCTCCATCAATTTCTCCACCGATTGCCCCAATTCAGTCCCTTGGCCTGCTGTGTTCTCCAAGAGTAACAGTGTTGAACCATTATACTCCTCTAGGATCGTATCAAGGGTTTCCACCATTCGTTTTGTTCCATATTCTTCACCGTTTCCCACATGCTTACCACAGTGAACCACAGCACCTACAGCACCATAGGCACTTGCGATCTCCAAATCTTCACGTATGGAGGAGACCGTTTTCTCCCATAATTCCGGATCAGCCGTTGAAAGATTAGTTATATAAGGCGTATGCGCTACAACAGCCAAATCATGGGTCTCACAATATTGAGCCCCTTGTTTAGCATCTTCCATATCTAATTTTTTTGGACGTAGCCCCCGTGGATTCTTCGTAAAGATTTGAAAAGAGCTTGCTCCTAATTCCACGGCACGTTGGGCAGCAGGGTAAAACCCCTTACTTACACTAATATGACATCCAATTTTCATAATATCACCCCACATGTTAAACTTACCATCTTTCGTGGAAAAGGAACAAGCTTTTTGCATCATGCTTACTTATTTTTTGCTTTTACTCGATCAGACTTGGTGAGATATTTCTTACGTAAGCGAAGATAATTAGGAGTAATCTCGCAATACT
Coding sequences:
- a CDS encoding YlaH-like family protein, which codes for MMRTIRPFLHTFSVIGLLLLMLVLYPWASSSATSNPSTSFNWQMVQATVDIPNRVIEVSGVPDDTPLQIILQIGTDQLRLEEATGGIRQFTGIDPKYLQDDATLQFELKGHAYLYRFSKVYVTADQIKQKAIVHGPSKGKVTYQIHNQNGELLLENDVNLNSEGILKLDVVELLEGKTVEEGSSIEVIVADDTGLKYHSQQYFTISWIDRYAFLIIVFLSAMMYHLGFAKRLPILKTLIIYLLLIVGCIPLIMLRALGLPIISALSVGVAILLVYRIVRKRPYFSEQVGGL
- a CDS encoding DUF5665 domain-containing protein, translated to MSTDETDKNEKSNTSIHQQHLDSLNLFLTRVNIADLITNFNRPGYVFRINFLAGLARGLGLTVGTGIILAVTVYILGQFVSLPIIGEYIADLLEYINLSLNSRIPHP
- a CDS encoding deoxyribonuclease IV, which translates into the protein MKIGCHISVSKGFYPAAQRAVELGASSFQIFTKNPRGLRPKKLDMEDAKQGAQYCETHDLAVVAHTPYITNLSTADPELWEKTVSSIREDLEIASAYGAVGAVVHCGKHVGNGEEYGTKRMVETLDTILEEYNGSTLLLLENTAGQGTELGQSVEKLMEIRHQTKYPEKIGFCFDTCHAFAAGIWNHESYHELVHTMDETDYLDHLVAIHFNDSKAPYGSRKDRHEKIGQGEIGADALRLFLEDEHFQHLPVVLETPVANELEYADEIQYLHQLKGGV